One Candidatus Methylomirabilota bacterium genomic region harbors:
- a CDS encoding NIL domain-containing protein: MTKKRVHLTFTGKLAEEPILWQLSQTFDLVFNIRQADFTEGIGWIMAELEGEPQPLENGIKWLEDRGVHVAPIEQDVVS, from the coding sequence ATGACAAAAAAACGTGTGCATCTGACGTTTACCGGTAAACTGGCCGAGGAGCCGATCCTGTGGCAGTTGAGTCAGACGTTTGACCTGGTCTTCAATATTCGGCAGGCCGATTTTACCGAAGGAATCGGGTGGATCATGGCTGAGCTCGAAGGAGAACCGCAGCCGCTTGAAAATGGAATTAAGTGGCTGGAGGATCGTGGTGTCCACGTGGCGCCGATTGAGCAGGATGTTGTCTCTTGA